In one window of Photorhabdus laumondii subsp. laumondii DNA:
- a CDS encoding phage holin family protein, which yields MILNYLYEEESISWIVIGFFAAWGGVVKYLMDRQKADRKWNWVSVINQIVISSFTGLLGGLLSLDSGASHYMTLIIAGLFGAMGSRVLENLWQRFFITTGEKDG from the coding sequence ATGATACTAAATTACCTCTATGAAGAAGAATCAATAAGCTGGATAGTTATTGGATTTTTTGCTGCATGGGGGGGAGTGGTGAAGTATCTGATGGACAGGCAAAAAGCTGACAGAAAATGGAATTGGGTTAGTGTTATCAACCAAATTGTCATTTCAAGTTTTACTGGGCTATTAGGCGGCTTGTTGAGTTTAGATAGTGGTGCCAGTCATTATATGACACTCATAATTGCCGGACTTTTTGGTGCTATGGGCAGTCGTGTATTGGAAAATCTGTGGCAACGTTTTTTCATTACAACAGGAGAAAAAGATGGTTAA
- a CDS encoding IS630-like element ISPlu3 family transposase has product MKIFITSEQKIKLERLHDTTRDGQVRDRIKAILLASEGWSSVMIAQALRLHQTTVDRHISDYLNQGKLKSDNGGSDSLLSREQTDFLINHLSQHLFHHTHEIVAYVAQLWNITFSIPGMNKWLHRQGFSYKKPCGVPHKFDAEKQRQFIEYYENLKVTAKDEPILFLDAVHPTQGTKLSYGWMRKGEKKTVKTTGSRTRLNILGALNLNAIGRTVFQEYQTINDYNICCFFNEIRKSYPDYHQKIHLIVDGAGYNKAHLVKEWAYVSNIELHYLPPYSPNLNPIERLWKVMNEQVRNNRYFADKHEFRDNVFKFFTTTLPDIADSLMSRINDHFQVLKTAS; this is encoded by the coding sequence ATGAAAATATTTATTACATCAGAACAAAAAATCAAACTTGAACGTCTTCACGACACCACTCGTGATGGTCAGGTACGAGACAGAATAAAAGCTATCCTTCTGGCTTCTGAAGGGTGGAGTTCTGTGATGATAGCCCAGGCATTGCGACTCCATCAGACCACTGTTGACCGCCATATCAGTGATTACCTTAATCAAGGTAAACTTAAATCTGATAATGGAGGGTCTGATAGTTTGCTTTCCCGAGAACAAACTGATTTTTTAATCAATCACTTATCTCAACATCTTTTCCATCACACCCATGAAATCGTGGCCTATGTTGCTCAGCTCTGGAATATTACCTTTAGCATTCCCGGCATGAATAAATGGCTACACCGTCAGGGTTTTTCTTATAAAAAACCTTGTGGCGTCCCTCATAAATTCGACGCAGAAAAACAGCGACAATTTATTGAATATTATGAGAATCTTAAAGTCACAGCGAAAGACGAACCCATCCTTTTTCTTGATGCTGTTCACCCGACTCAAGGCACCAAACTCAGTTATGGCTGGATGCGAAAAGGCGAGAAAAAAACCGTCAAAACAACAGGAAGCCGGACTCGCCTGAATATATTGGGCGCCCTCAACCTGAATGCCATTGGTCGTACGGTGTTCCAGGAATATCAGACCATCAACGACTACAACATTTGCTGTTTTTTCAATGAAATAAGAAAGTCTTATCCTGACTATCATCAAAAAATTCACCTTATTGTGGATGGAGCGGGTTACAACAAAGCTCATCTTGTGAAGGAGTGGGCTTATGTTAGCAATATTGAGTTACATTACCTTCCTCCCTATAGTCCAAATTTAAACCCGATAGAACGATTATGGAAGGTCATGAATGAACAGGTTCGAAATAACCGTTATTTCGCGGATAAACATGAATTTCGAGACAACGTCTTCAAATTTTTCACCACAACGCTACCGGATATAGCGGACTCGCTGATGTCTAGAATTAACGACCATTTTCAGGTGCTAAAAACTGCATCTTGA
- a CDS encoding winged helix-turn-helix domain-containing protein gives MIFLYVNAENRTLTYGEKTVSFTEKEFLMLTYLLERRDESNIPTKHIIEHVWKGRANAIGKNNVAQLLYSLRKKLSSFDCDINISISINNGGKCRLNRSTIPVYKKKNKINHFFVKFLLMVMR, from the coding sequence ATGATATTCTTGTATGTAAACGCTGAAAACAGAACATTAACATATGGAGAGAAAACCGTTTCCTTTACTGAAAAGGAATTTCTTATGTTGACGTATTTATTAGAAAGAAGAGATGAAAGTAACATACCGACCAAACACATAATAGAACATGTTTGGAAAGGAAGAGCGAATGCTATAGGTAAAAATAATGTTGCACAACTTTTATATAGTTTAAGGAAAAAACTGTCTAGCTTCGACTGTGATATCAATATTTCAATTTCAATAAACAATGGAGGGAAGTGCAGATTAAACAGAAGCACTATTCCAGTTTATAAGAAAAAAAACAAAATAAACCATTTTTTTGTTAAGTTTTTATTAATGGTGATGAGGTGA
- a CDS encoding transposase, whose protein sequence is METLEVKCRFCQQTEFVKKHSKGDADHQRYRCFSCNQIFQLEYAYRACHCSYIWNEKTFRKLLKKLASFNVVFWCTDNFKTYNLLPKSQHRAGKIFTQHIERENLMRTRIKRLNV, encoded by the coding sequence ATGGAGACGCTTGAAGTAAAATGTCGATTTTGCCAGCAAACTGAATTCGTTAAAAAGCATAGTAAAGGGGATGCGGATCACCAACGTTATCGCTGTTTCTCCTGCAACCAAATCTTTCAACTTGAATATGCCTATCGAGCGTGCCATTGCTCATATATTTGGAACGAGAAAACGTTCAGGAAACTTCTCAAGAAGCTCGCCTCGTTCAATGTTGTGTTCTGGTGTACTGATAATTTCAAGACTTACAATCTATTACCAAAAAGCCAGCATCGCGCCGGAAAGATTTTTACTCAACATATTGAGCGAGAGAATTTAATGCGTACTCGAATTAAGCGGCTCAATGTATGA
- a CDS encoding insecticidal delta-endotoxin Cry8Ea1 family protein gives MSDIVKYNDVSAPIPYAVYSNAVYAFEWDSSAILKQAVVKGLSYVPHVGKYLSYIVGFFWKDKEKDIWQEVVGKVQQLVEDSILKAVKGILSGNINELKEKMNEVIRSLEKNLGTQEARDDYMHLARSMVGKEASLIFHENKTNFHILPMYSTLALMQIMYWTVGIERRKEIGLSDIEVENLRSYIKKLVSDAEHHVNRVYKLELDSVVSDSDVNRVADNIMYVHGYCQIHGLEYMDIIKNIQSRGNNITGFYPRTISYSTFFGSPTSDARILALRPEKDMPEPFKPKFLNERFNKIASVKGYIVRIGGAKRVGGLEITFENGSKYQQGQATNEHEIVNLKGNLIKTLEVWGNGAIDEAKFTLTNGDVLTIGQRNSSNYRKFSLDGHYICGVFIANDRSGLAGQAANIAVSYHQLVE, from the coding sequence ATGAGCGATATTGTTAAGTATAACGATGTAAGTGCACCGATCCCTTATGCTGTTTATTCAAATGCCGTATATGCATTTGAGTGGGATTCATCTGCTATTCTAAAGCAAGCCGTCGTCAAGGGATTGTCGTATGTACCACATGTAGGGAAATATCTTTCTTACATTGTTGGTTTTTTTTGGAAAGATAAAGAGAAAGACATTTGGCAGGAGGTTGTAGGAAAAGTTCAACAACTGGTTGAAGATAGTATATTAAAAGCAGTTAAAGGTATACTCTCAGGTAACATCAATGAATTAAAAGAAAAAATGAATGAGGTAATCCGTTCTCTGGAGAAGAATTTAGGTACCCAAGAAGCAAGGGATGACTACATGCATCTTGCCAGGAGTATGGTTGGAAAAGAAGCTAGCTTGATTTTTCATGAAAATAAGACAAATTTTCACATATTGCCGATGTATTCCACACTTGCCCTGATGCAGATTATGTATTGGACTGTTGGCATTGAGCGTCGCAAGGAAATCGGATTGAGTGATATTGAAGTCGAGAATCTAAGGTCATATATCAAAAAGTTAGTTAGTGATGCAGAGCATCACGTGAATAGAGTTTATAAGTTAGAACTTGATAGTGTAGTGTCAGACTCTGATGTTAATCGCGTGGCTGATAATATCATGTATGTCCATGGATATTGTCAAATACATGGTCTGGAATATATGGACATCATTAAAAATATCCAATCCAGAGGTAATAATATTACTGGGTTTTATCCGAGAACTATCAGCTACTCTACATTCTTTGGTTCGCCAACAAGTGATGCGCGTATTTTGGCATTAAGGCCAGAGAAGGATATGCCAGAACCGTTCAAACCCAAATTTTTAAATGAACGGTTTAATAAAATTGCATCGGTCAAAGGGTACATAGTACGAATTGGTGGCGCTAAACGTGTTGGGGGGCTGGAGATAACATTTGAGAATGGCAGCAAGTATCAACAGGGCCAAGCAACGAATGAGCATGAAATCGTCAATCTCAAAGGTAATTTGATTAAGACGTTGGAAGTATGGGGGAATGGGGCCATTGATGAAGCAAAATTTACATTAACGAATGGAGATGTGTTGACAATAGGTCAACGTAATTCCTCTAATTACCGTAAGTTCTCTCTTGATGGTCATTATATTTGCGGGGTGTTCATCGCAAATGATCGTTCTGGACTGGCTGGTCAAGCAGCTAATATTGCCGTTTCTTATCACCAATTAGTTGAGTAA
- a CDS encoding IS630-like element ISPlu10 family transposase, with product MPIIAPIPRNERRQMKKIIQNTRDKDYARRLMAILMLHRGESVSLVAKTLCASRSSVYRWINWLTLYGLEGLKSLPVGRPAVWNLIPLYPLLSFLLQYSPQQLGCLRSRWSLEFFIIKINELLNIKLSISTFYRYLHKMGIVWRRAAPTLKLPDPEYHEKMAKITEALSTCSEKHPVFYEDEVDIELNPKIGADWYLKGQQKRIVTPGKNQKHYFAGCLNVQTGKVTYADGLNKNSQLFINVLEELERQYCHAETLTLILDNYSIHKSRRVRDWLACHPKFNLLFLPVYSPWLNKIERLWQSLHETVTRNHGCQYMWQLLEKVKTFLNSCPYRNSRE from the coding sequence ATGCCTATCATAGCACCTATACCCCGCAATGAACGACGCCAGATGAAAAAAATTATCCAGAACACCCGAGATAAAGATTATGCTCGCAGGCTCATGGCCATATTGATGCTGCATCGAGGCGAGTCTGTCTCTCTGGTCGCCAAAACCCTTTGCGCCAGTCGTTCTTCTGTCTATCGCTGGATAAACTGGTTGACTTTATATGGTCTGGAAGGACTCAAAAGCCTGCCTGTGGGCAGACCCGCTGTCTGGAATTTAATCCCGCTTTATCCTTTACTGTCTTTTTTATTGCAATATTCTCCCCAGCAATTGGGCTGCCTGCGTTCTCGCTGGAGTCTTGAGTTTTTTATAATTAAAATCAATGAATTATTAAACATAAAATTATCCATCAGTACCTTCTATCGTTACTTACATAAAATGGGTATCGTGTGGCGAAGGGCAGCCCCGACGCTTAAATTACCCGATCCCGAGTACCATGAAAAAATGGCGAAAATTACCGAGGCATTGTCAACGTGTTCAGAAAAACATCCCGTTTTTTATGAAGATGAAGTCGACATCGAGCTGAATCCAAAAATCGGGGCTGACTGGTATTTAAAAGGGCAACAGAAACGTATAGTGACACCAGGAAAAAACCAAAAACATTATTTTGCAGGTTGCCTGAATGTTCAAACGGGAAAAGTGACTTATGCTGACGGGTTAAATAAGAATTCTCAGTTATTTATCAATGTATTGGAAGAACTTGAACGCCAGTATTGTCATGCTGAAACCCTCACTTTGATTTTGGATAATTACAGTATCCATAAAAGCCGACGGGTCAGAGATTGGCTGGCTTGTCATCCTAAATTTAATCTGTTGTTTTTACCTGTTTATTCACCCTGGCTGAATAAAATTGAGCGTCTGTGGCAATCCTTACATGAAACGGTGACACGAAATCATGGCTGTCAGTATATGTGGCAATTGCTTGAGAAAGTGAAAACGTTTTTAAATTCATGTCCCTACAGGAATAGCAGAGAATAA